A single region of the Salvia splendens isolate huo1 chromosome 18, SspV2, whole genome shotgun sequence genome encodes:
- the LOC121777052 gene encoding fructokinase-2-like codes for MAKSGAGQGLIVSFGEMLIDFVPTVSGVSLAEAPGFLKAPGGAPANVAIAITRLGGKAAFVGKLGDDEFGQMLAGILKENKVCTEGINFDKGARTALAFVTLRNDGEREFMFYRNPSADMLLKPEELNLNLIKSAKIFHYGSISLIVEPCRSAHMKAMEEAKKAGAFLSYDPNLRLPLWPSAQYAKEQILSIWNKADLIKVSDNELEFLTGSSKIDDESAMSLWHPNLKLLLITLGDKGCKYYAKNFKGSVPGFSVKAVDTTGAGDSFVGSLLAKIVDDLSIIQDEAKLREVLKYACACGAITTTKKGAIPALPNHSEVLEVLKTGAK; via the exons ATGGCGAAATCAGGTGCCGGCCAGGGACTGATCGTGAGCTTCGGCGAGATGCTGATCGACTTCGTTCCGACGGTCTCCGGCGTGTCGCTGGCGGAGGCGCCGGGCTTCCTCAAGGCTCCCGGCGGCGCCCCCGCCAACGTGGCCATCGCCATCACCAGGCTCGGAGGAAAGGCCGCGTTCGTCGGAAAGCTCGGAGACGACGAGTTCGGCCAAATGCTCGCCGGGATCCTCAAGGAGAACAAGGTCTGCACCGAAGGCATCAATTTTGACAAGGGCGCACGCACCGCTCTGGCGTTCGTGACCCTACGCAACGACGGCGAGCGTGAGTTCATGTTCTACAGGAATCCCAGCGCTGACATGCTCCTCAAGCCGGAGGAGTTGAATCTCAACCTCATTAAATCT GCCAAGATTTTCCATTATGGATCAATCAGCTTGATTGTGGAGCCATGCAGATCAGCCCACAtgaaggccatggaggaggcaAAGAAAGCTGGGGCCTTTCTCTCATATGATCCCAACCTCCGCCTGCCACTGTGGCCTTCGGCCCAGTATGCCAAAGAGCAGATATTGAGCATCTGGAACAAGGCGGATTTGATCAAGGTCAGCGACAACGAGCTTGAGTTCCTCACCGGAAGCAGCAAGATTGATGATGAATCTGCAATGTCTTTGTGGCACCCCAACTTGAAGCTCCTTTTGATCACACTTGGAGACAAGGGCTGCAAATACTATGCAAAG AACTTCAAAGGATCTGTGCCTGGCTTTAGTGTCAAGGCAGTTGACACCACTGGCGCTGGTGATTCTTTTGTCGGATCCCTCCTCGCAAAGATAGTTGATGATCTTTCCATCATTCAG GATGAAGCGAAGCTGAGGGAAGTGTTGAAATATGCATGTGCGTGTGGTGCCATAACCACAACCAAGAAGGGTGCGATCCCAGCTCTCCCCAACCACTCTGAGGTGCTTGAAGTGCTCAAAACTGGAGCAAAATAG
- the LOC121775901 gene encoding uncharacterized CRM domain-containing protein At3g25440, chloroplastic-like codes for MAIPVLRSFVRASSLLRCSIRFRQILRRQEPIFTLVRQPSQLHSHSISSQHVVWCWQRRCISHGSVNVVISPEGKPKFETHETDPPKKEKWKTKKRLKLQRMKEKQKRKAANKRDPRRLGVKGDKKRKFATAEERIKYKLEQARTKEALLIERLKRYEVSKAQGPMVKPEVLTGEERFYMKKMAQKRSNYVEVGRRGVYGGVILNMHMHWKRHETVEVICKPCKPGEVHEYADEIARLSGGIPIQIIKDNTIIFYRGKNYVQPKVMSPIDTLSKKRALEKSKYEQSLESVRQFIAIAEKELELYYRHVALYGGPNDRDPKSILDPPKVIGYPNKTTSLAARELSEDEESSQYLNCEGDAMLSEDLTSCDEGADEN; via the exons ATGGCAATACCAGTGCTCAGGTCTTTCGTCAGAGCATCTTCACTTCTCCGTTGTTCAATCCGTTTCAG GCAAATCCTTCGGAGACAAGAACCCATATTTACTCTCGTCAGGCAACCATCTCAACTGCATTCACACTCAATTAGTTCCCAACACGTAGTTTGGTGCTGGCAACGGAGGTGCATCTCTCATGGGTCAGTAAACGTGGTAATATCACCAGAAGGAAAGCCTAAGTTTGAGACCCACGAAACTGATCCCCCAAAGAAGGAGAAATGGAAGACAAAGAAGAGACTGAAGCTTCAAAGGATGAAAGAGAAGCAAAAGAGAAAGGCTGCCAATAAGAGAGACCCGAGACGGCTTGGAGTCAAAGGcgacaaaaaaagaaaatttgccACTGCTGAGGAAAGGATTAAGTACAAGCTTGAACAA GCTAGAACCAAGGAAGCCTTGTTGATTGAAAGGCTGAAAAGGTATGAAGTTTCCAAAGCTCAGGGACCTATGGTTAAACCCGAGGTATTGACTGGCGAGGAGCGATTTTATATGAAGAAAATGGCCCAGAAAAGGTCCAACTATGTTGAAGTAGGAAGAAGAGGAGTCTATGGAGGAGTGATCCTAAATATGCACATGCATTGGAAGAGACATGAAACTGTTGAAGTCATCTGCAAGCCTTGCAAGCCAGGCGAAGTGCACGAGTATGCAGATGAAATCGCTAGGCTAAGTGGTGGAATCCCAATCCAAATCATCAAAGATAACACCATAATCTTCTATCGTGGCAAAAACTATGTGCAGCCGAAGGTTATGTCACCAATTGATACACTCTCAAAAAAACGG GCACTGGAGAAATCAAAATACGAACAATCACTCGAGTCTGTGAGACAGTTCATTGCTATTGCTGAGAAGGAGCTAGAACTGTACTACCGGCATGTTGCACTCTACGGTGGTCCAAATGATAGAGATCCCAAATCAATCTTGGATCCTCCAAAGGTCATAGGTTATCCTAATAAAACTACTTCATTGGCTGCACGAGAACTGTCTGAGGACGAAGAGTCTTCACAATATTTGAATTGTGAAGGTGATGCCATGCTAAGTGAAGATTTGACTTCTTGTGATGAAGGTGCAGATGAGAACTGA
- the LOC121777053 gene encoding uncharacterized protein LOC121777053 isoform X1, with translation MDAAKLEEVLRVFDKALSQIKWRLKPSSKSRLQTDILALCSRMRPCIMVDYGGKMPELGNNLCAFLEHCKKESSICKLLHVLVVDDMVYLVEARALADFVKSSLETAVLFVDLETDPPKMMTQAEESPAMVQLLSAQKLFSSVFHTDGVNGDHFQRRETQNIGSSLDGPAVFESPVMVDLSHCLQESDVTIPTLNGWLLGYPVVYLFGKDHIERAVYNLSSKSLHIYQIFVTRSNSSSKGNRKEELMSFTVPYDLSLEGSNEPWAKSFLAALKERWEKCKHIWGSLHMEKIGRVSVTIYSCNRYDNLDFLNCLLHLPRLATYWRSK, from the exons ATGGACGCAGCAAAATTGGAAGAAGTGTTGAGGGTTTTTGATAAGGCTCTTTCTCAAATTAAATGGAGGCTTAAGCCTTCTTCTAAATCGCGGCTTCAAACCG ATATTTTGGCTTTGTGTTCAAGAATGAGACCTTGCATCATGGTAGATTATGGTGGGAAGATGCCTGAATTGGGGAATAATCTTTGTGCATTTCTTGAACACTGCAAGAAG GAGTCCTCGATATGTAAGCTTTTGCACGTCTTGGTAGTAGATGATATGGTGTATCTGGTTGAGGCCAGAGCACTTGCAGACTTCGTCAAATCAAGTTTGGAAACTGCAGTGCTATTTGTGGACCTCGAAACTGATCCTCCAAAG ATGATGACACAGGCAGAGGAAAGCCCTGCAATGGTTCAGCTTCTGTCAGCTCAAAAGTTGTTCTCCTCTGTTTTTCACACGGATGGAGTAAACGGTGATCACTTTCAAAGACGAGAAACTCAGAACATTGGATCCTCTCTTGATGGACCGGCTGTTTTTGAATCTCCTGTGATGGTCGATCTAAGCCACTGCCTTCAGGAAAGTGATGTAACCATCCCAACGCTTAACGG ATGGCTGCTTGGTTACCCTGTTGTTTATTTGTTTGGGAAGGACCATATTGAGCGTGCTGTTTATAATCTCTCTTCCAAGTCTCTTCACATCTATCAAATATTTGTCACCAG GTCTAACTCATCAAGCAAAGGAAATCGGAAAGAAGAACTGATGAG TTTTACAGTGCCTTATGACTTGAGCCTGGAGGGAAGCAATGAACCATGGGCAAAGTCATTTCTGGCTGCCTTGAAGGAAAGGTGGGAGAAGTGCAAGCACATCTGGGGATCTCTACATATGGAG AAGATAGGAAGAGTTTCAGTTACTATTTACTCGTGCAACCGTTATGATAATCTAGATTTTTTAAATTGCCTATTGCATCTACCAAGGTTGGCTACTTATTGGAGATCCAAGTAA
- the LOC121777053 gene encoding uncharacterized protein LOC121777053 isoform X2, with the protein MDAAKLEEVLRVFDKALSQIKWRLKPSSKSRLQTDILALCSRMRPCIMVDYGGKMPELGNNLCAFLEHCKKESSICKLLHVLVVDDMVYLVEARALADFVKSSLETAVLFVDLETDPPKMMTQAEESPAMVQLLSAQKLFSSVFHTDGVNGDHFQRRETQNIGSSLDGPAVFESPVMVDLSHCLQESDVTIPTLNGWLLGYPVVYLFGKDHIERAVYNLSSKSLHIYQIFVTRSNSSSKGNRKEELMSFTVPYDLSLEGSNEPWAKSFLAALKERWEKCKHIWGSLHMEVGYLLEIQVKQILLRHIKRNNETDELMFLA; encoded by the exons ATGGACGCAGCAAAATTGGAAGAAGTGTTGAGGGTTTTTGATAAGGCTCTTTCTCAAATTAAATGGAGGCTTAAGCCTTCTTCTAAATCGCGGCTTCAAACCG ATATTTTGGCTTTGTGTTCAAGAATGAGACCTTGCATCATGGTAGATTATGGTGGGAAGATGCCTGAATTGGGGAATAATCTTTGTGCATTTCTTGAACACTGCAAGAAG GAGTCCTCGATATGTAAGCTTTTGCACGTCTTGGTAGTAGATGATATGGTGTATCTGGTTGAGGCCAGAGCACTTGCAGACTTCGTCAAATCAAGTTTGGAAACTGCAGTGCTATTTGTGGACCTCGAAACTGATCCTCCAAAG ATGATGACACAGGCAGAGGAAAGCCCTGCAATGGTTCAGCTTCTGTCAGCTCAAAAGTTGTTCTCCTCTGTTTTTCACACGGATGGAGTAAACGGTGATCACTTTCAAAGACGAGAAACTCAGAACATTGGATCCTCTCTTGATGGACCGGCTGTTTTTGAATCTCCTGTGATGGTCGATCTAAGCCACTGCCTTCAGGAAAGTGATGTAACCATCCCAACGCTTAACGG ATGGCTGCTTGGTTACCCTGTTGTTTATTTGTTTGGGAAGGACCATATTGAGCGTGCTGTTTATAATCTCTCTTCCAAGTCTCTTCACATCTATCAAATATTTGTCACCAG GTCTAACTCATCAAGCAAAGGAAATCGGAAAGAAGAACTGATGAG TTTTACAGTGCCTTATGACTTGAGCCTGGAGGGAAGCAATGAACCATGGGCAAAGTCATTTCTGGCTGCCTTGAAGGAAAGGTGGGAGAAGTGCAAGCACATCTGGGGATCTCTACATATGGAG GTTGGCTACTTATTGGAGATCCAAGTAAAACAGATCTTGTTGAGACACATAAAACGCAATAATGAAACTGATGAGCTTATGTTTCTTGCCTAG